From the Hyphomicrobium sp. ghe19 genome, one window contains:
- a CDS encoding CoA-binding protein, producing MTIDGLSDEEIRSLLKRVKTFAVVGASQKSERPSNGVMRFLIDEGYVVKPVNPGIAGKTIHNQLVYARLADVPAPIDVVDVFRASEAVTDVVRDAIAVKESTGASVIWMQLGVINEEAAAMARAAGFTVVMDRCPKIEIARLMLKGKCQTD from the coding sequence ATGACCATCGACGGATTGAGTGACGAGGAAATCCGCAGCCTCCTGAAACGCGTCAAAACATTCGCAGTCGTTGGTGCGTCTCAAAAGTCCGAACGCCCGAGCAACGGCGTCATGCGCTTCCTCATCGACGAGGGTTATGTCGTTAAGCCCGTCAATCCCGGGATCGCCGGCAAAACCATTCACAACCAGTTGGTGTACGCGCGCCTCGCCGACGTGCCTGCACCCATAGACGTTGTCGACGTCTTTCGGGCGTCGGAGGCAGTGACGGACGTCGTGCGCGACGCGATCGCGGTCAAGGAAAGCACAGGCGCAAGCGTGATTTGGATGCAGCTCGGCGTCATTAACGAAGAAGCCGCAGCGATGGCGCGTGCAGCCGGCTTCACCGTCGTGATGGACCGTTGCCCGAAAATCGAAATCGCCAGATTGATGCTGAAAGGCAAATGTCAAACAGACTGA
- a CDS encoding VOC family protein has product MEPRLSFVTLGVADVAKARKFYEAIGLRASAASKAEVAFFDLGGIVLSLFGREALAGDAGVPASKPGFSGISLAHNVNSEAEVDQVLNEAVSAGAKLLKPGQKVFWGGYSGYFADPDGHLWEVAYNPFMSLDAEGRVSIPAPAP; this is encoded by the coding sequence TTGGAGCCGCGGCTTTCTTTCGTCACGCTCGGCGTCGCCGACGTCGCAAAGGCACGCAAGTTCTACGAAGCGATAGGCCTTCGTGCGTCCGCCGCAAGCAAGGCTGAGGTGGCGTTCTTTGACCTCGGCGGAATAGTTCTTTCGCTGTTCGGCCGCGAAGCGCTGGCCGGTGACGCAGGCGTGCCCGCCAGCAAACCTGGATTTTCCGGCATCTCTCTGGCCCACAACGTCAACTCGGAAGCCGAAGTCGACCAGGTTCTGAATGAGGCCGTCTCCGCGGGTGCAAAGCTGTTGAAGCCCGGCCAGAAGGTTTTTTGGGGCGGGTATTCTGGTTACTTCGCCGACCCGGATGGCCACCTTTGGGAGGTTGCCTACAACCCCTTCATGTCGCTCGACGCTGAGGGCCGCGTATCCATTCCGGCACCCGCACCATGA
- a CDS encoding enoyl-CoA hydratase yields MQDLSPAGAPLVLTDVVEPGIVRLTLNRPEARNALSRALLDDLRAEIVRLGQDKSVAVIILAAAGKVFSSGHDLKELTAHRTDPDGGEAFFRDTMTACSAMMCAIVACPKPVIAAVEGRATAAGCQLVATCDLAVAATSADFATPGVNIGLFCSTPMVALSRNVPRKRAMEMLLLGEAISAADAAAYGLVNRVVPDGDVMLEALHMARAIASKSKATVAIGKAAFYRQAELPLDKAYAYASEVMVKNMMEADAGEGICAFLEKRKPEWKDS; encoded by the coding sequence ATGCAAGATCTTTCGCCAGCCGGCGCGCCATTGGTCCTGACCGACGTCGTCGAGCCAGGCATTGTCCGCCTGACATTGAACCGGCCCGAGGCGCGCAACGCTCTTTCGCGCGCTCTGCTCGATGACTTGCGGGCAGAGATCGTCAGGCTCGGCCAGGACAAGTCGGTCGCCGTCATTATCCTTGCGGCGGCGGGTAAGGTCTTTTCATCCGGTCACGATCTGAAGGAATTGACCGCGCACCGCACGGACCCGGATGGTGGAGAAGCCTTTTTCCGGGACACCATGACCGCGTGCTCGGCAATGATGTGCGCCATCGTCGCCTGCCCGAAGCCGGTCATCGCGGCCGTCGAGGGACGTGCGACTGCGGCGGGCTGCCAGCTTGTCGCCACCTGCGATCTGGCCGTTGCCGCGACGTCGGCGGACTTCGCGACGCCCGGCGTCAACATCGGGCTGTTCTGCTCGACGCCCATGGTGGCGCTCTCGCGAAACGTTCCCCGGAAGCGCGCGATGGAAATGCTGCTCCTCGGCGAAGCGATCTCGGCGGCCGATGCGGCGGCCTACGGTCTCGTGAACCGCGTCGTCCCGGATGGCGATGTGATGCTAGAGGCTCTGCACATGGCGCGCGCGATAGCATCGAAATCGAAAGCAACGGTCGCGATCGGCAAGGCGGCGTTCTACAGGCAAGCCGAACTGCCGCTCGATAAAGCGTACGCGTACGCGAGCGAGGTAATGGTCAAGAATATGATGGAAGCAGACGCGGGTGAGGGCATCTGCGCATTCCTCGAAAAGCGCAAACCAGAATGGAAGGACAGCTGA
- a CDS encoding IS1595 family transposase — translation MSILSAEHFHDEAKAYDFVEALIWPEGPVCPHCMEKARVSKMKGKSTRIGTYKCYACRKPFTVKIGSIFEASHIPMRIWLQAIFLLSSSKKGMSSNQLHRALGVTLKSAWFMSHRIREAMRSGSLAPMGGGGGIVEVDETFIGKTVQAPKIVGGYAHKNAVLTLVSREGEARSFHIDQANQENIIPIIRRNLASEAKVVTDDAGYYRNLDKEYMHAFVNHSAGQYGRGIIHTNTIEGYFSIFKRGMKGVSQHCSEKHLHRYLAEFDFRYSNRVKLGVNDEARATRAIKGAPGKRLTYREAI, via the coding sequence ATGTCGATTTTGAGCGCAGAGCACTTCCACGATGAAGCCAAAGCGTACGATTTCGTCGAAGCGTTGATCTGGCCAGAGGGTCCGGTATGCCCCCACTGCATGGAAAAGGCCCGCGTCTCAAAGATGAAGGGCAAGTCCACCCGGATCGGCACCTACAAGTGCTACGCCTGCCGGAAGCCCTTCACCGTCAAGATCGGCTCGATCTTTGAGGCCAGCCACATCCCCATGCGGATCTGGCTCCAGGCGATCTTCCTGCTGTCATCCAGCAAGAAGGGGATGAGTTCGAACCAGCTCCACCGAGCCTTGGGCGTGACGCTCAAGTCCGCTTGGTTCATGTCGCACCGTATCCGCGAAGCGATGCGGTCGGGCTCCCTCGCCCCGATGGGCGGTGGTGGCGGCATCGTCGAAGTCGACGAGACCTTCATCGGCAAAACGGTGCAGGCACCGAAGATCGTAGGCGGCTACGCACACAAGAACGCCGTTCTGACTCTGGTCAGCCGCGAGGGCGAAGCGCGAAGCTTCCACATCGACCAAGCCAACCAAGAAAACATCATCCCGATCATTCGGCGCAACCTTGCGAGCGAAGCCAAGGTCGTCACCGATGATGCTGGCTACTACCGGAACCTCGACAAGGAATACATGCACGCATTCGTCAATCATTCAGCCGGTCAGTACGGTCGCGGCATCATCCACACCAACACGATTGAAGGCTACTTCTCGATCTTCAAGCGCGGGATGAAGGGCGTCTCCCAGCACTGCTCGGAAAAGCACCTGCATCGCTACCTTGCGGAGTTCGATTTCCGGTATTCGAACCGCGTGAAACTGGGCGTCAATGACGAGGCGCGCGCGACACGGGCGATAAAAGGAGCACCCGGCAAGCGGTTGACCTATCGGGAGGCGATATAG
- the rplM gene encoding 50S ribosomal protein L13 — MSTYVAKPATVEKKWVLIDAEGLVVGRLAALIATRLKGKHKPIYTPHVDCGDNIVVINAEKVVFTGAKREDKVYYRHTGYPGGIKERTPRQIFDSKHPERILEKAVERMLARGPLHREIMRNLRVYKGGAHPHEAQNPEKLDVAKLNRKNVRV, encoded by the coding sequence ATGTCTACCTATGTCGCCAAGCCGGCCACGGTGGAGAAGAAGTGGGTTCTCATCGACGCCGAAGGGCTCGTTGTCGGCCGACTTGCTGCTCTCATCGCGACGCGCCTCAAGGGCAAGCACAAACCGATCTACACGCCTCACGTTGACTGCGGCGACAACATCGTCGTCATCAACGCCGAGAAGGTCGTCTTCACCGGCGCCAAGCGCGAAGACAAAGTCTACTACCGGCACACCGGCTATCCGGGCGGCATCAAAGAGCGCACGCCGCGCCAGATCTTCGACAGCAAGCATCCCGAGCGGATCCTCGAAAAGGCCGTCGAGCGCATGCTCGCACGCGGTCCTTTGCACCGTGAGATCATGCGCAACCTCAGAGTTTATAAGGGCGGCGCGCATCCGCACGAAGCGCAGAACCCGGAAAAGCTCGATGTCGCGAAGCTTAACCGTAAGAATGTGAGGGTCTGA
- the rpsI gene encoding 30S ribosomal protein S9, with the protein MATETKTLADLATVKGAEPQAAAPVRTQKLDKLGRAYATGKRKNAVARVWLKPGKGLITVNNKDFKAYFARPVLQMLLQQPLNLANRSTQYDIRISVAGGGLSGQAGAVRHGISKALTYYEPDLRGALKKQGFLTRDSRVVERKKYGKVKARKSFQFSKR; encoded by the coding sequence ATGGCTACTGAAACAAAGACCCTGGCCGATCTTGCCACCGTCAAGGGCGCCGAGCCGCAGGCGGCAGCGCCTGTCCGGACGCAGAAGCTCGACAAGCTTGGCCGTGCTTACGCAACCGGCAAGCGGAAGAACGCTGTTGCCCGCGTCTGGCTGAAGCCCGGCAAGGGCCTCATCACGGTCAACAACAAGGACTTCAAGGCTTATTTTGCCCGTCCCGTGCTGCAGATGCTTTTGCAGCAGCCGCTCAACCTCGCCAACCGCTCGACGCAATACGACATTCGTATTTCGGTTGCCGGCGGTGGACTTTCGGGTCAGGCCGGTGCGGTTCGTCACGGCATCTCGAAGGCGCTCACCTATTATGAGCCGGACCTCCGTGGCGCCCTGAAAAAGCAGGGCTTCCTGACCCGCGATAGCCGCGTCGTCGAACGTAAGAAGTACGGCAAGGTCAAGGCGCGCAAGTCGTTCCAGTTCTCGAAGCGCTAA
- a CDS encoding TerC family protein: protein MDWLLNGLHELFSTLVTDIGYLVSPHWWRTHAVALFNILMIDLTLAGDNAIVVGMAASRVEKSMRAKVIFWGILGAVVLRIIFSSIAQQMLQVIGLTLAGGILLLFVCWKMYKQIVEADTHSIHEVEKNLASNAPHPNETTFWSALWTIILADLSMSLDNVLAVAGAAGESTLVLVIGLAFAIILMAVASTFIAKLLAKYPWIAWVGLLIILYVAADMIYRDSHRIFCEAYGVGCSETIIQGIKHRLGLLFGG, encoded by the coding sequence ATGGATTGGCTGCTGAACGGCTTGCATGAGCTGTTTTCGACACTTGTTACGGACATCGGCTATCTCGTATCGCCTCATTGGTGGCGTACGCATGCCGTCGCGCTCTTCAACATTCTGATGATCGACCTGACGCTCGCGGGCGACAATGCCATCGTAGTCGGCATGGCGGCATCGCGCGTGGAAAAGTCCATGCGGGCCAAGGTGATCTTCTGGGGCATTCTCGGAGCGGTCGTCCTCAGGATCATCTTCTCGAGCATCGCACAACAGATGCTGCAGGTGATCGGCCTGACGCTGGCCGGCGGCATCCTGCTCCTCTTCGTCTGCTGGAAAATGTACAAGCAGATCGTCGAGGCGGATACGCACTCGATCCATGAGGTGGAAAAGAACCTCGCCTCCAATGCCCCTCATCCCAACGAGACGACGTTCTGGAGTGCGCTTTGGACGATCATCCTGGCCGACCTCTCGATGTCGCTCGACAACGTGCTGGCGGTGGCCGGTGCGGCGGGCGAATCCACGCTGGTCCTGGTCATCGGACTCGCTTTCGCCATCATCCTGATGGCCGTCGCCTCGACGTTTATCGCCAAGCTTCTCGCCAAGTATCCCTGGATCGCCTGGGTTGGGCTCCTTATCATTCTCTATGTGGCGGCCGATATGATCTATCGCGATAGTCATCGCATCTTCTGCGAGGCCTACGGCGTTGGCTGCTCGGAAACGATCATCCAGGGCATCAAGCACCGGCTTGGCCTCTTGTTTGGCGGTTAG
- the argC gene encoding N-acetyl-gamma-glutamyl-phosphate reductase: MTMTTAKTKLASVFIDGEAGTTGLEIRERLAGVAPIEVKSIDPAKRKDRAARAEMLSNVDLVVLCLPDDAARETVALADELGANAPKIVDASTAHRVADGWVYGFAEMTPGQADAIRTAGRVANPGCYPTGGIALIRPLVEAGIVEPDCPITVNAVSGYSGGGRSMIEAYEAGTAPAFELYGLGLEHKHVPELQKYSGLTRRPIFVPSVGNFRQGMLVSVPLHLDTLSGRPSLADIEAVLGDYYKSAELVSVVTGAAAKAGRLEAEALNGTDRLEIFVFGKPELNQAVLVARLDNLGKGAAGAAVQNIKLMLGLD, encoded by the coding sequence ATGACCATGACGACGGCGAAAACCAAACTTGCTTCCGTGTTCATCGACGGCGAAGCGGGCACCACTGGTCTTGAGATCCGCGAGCGACTCGCCGGCGTCGCTCCGATCGAGGTCAAGAGCATCGATCCGGCGAAGCGGAAGGACCGCGCCGCCCGCGCCGAAATGCTGAGCAACGTCGATCTCGTCGTGCTTTGTCTACCGGACGACGCGGCGCGGGAAACCGTGGCGCTCGCCGACGAGCTTGGCGCGAACGCTCCCAAGATCGTCGACGCTTCGACCGCTCACCGCGTTGCCGACGGCTGGGTCTATGGCTTCGCCGAAATGACGCCTGGACAGGCCGATGCCATCAGAACCGCGGGTCGCGTCGCGAACCCCGGATGCTATCCGACGGGCGGGATTGCGCTCATTCGGCCCCTCGTCGAAGCGGGCATCGTCGAGCCGGATTGCCCCATCACCGTCAACGCCGTGTCGGGATATTCGGGCGGCGGGCGCAGCATGATCGAGGCTTACGAGGCTGGAACCGCGCCCGCGTTCGAGCTTTATGGCCTCGGCCTCGAGCACAAGCACGTGCCGGAGTTGCAAAAGTATTCCGGCTTGACGCGCCGGCCCATTTTCGTGCCGAGCGTCGGCAATTTCCGGCAGGGAATGCTCGTGTCCGTACCGCTGCACCTCGACACCCTGAGCGGCCGCCCGAGCCTCGCCGATATCGAAGCCGTGCTCGGCGATTACTATAAATCGGCGGAACTCGTCAGCGTCGTCACTGGAGCCGCGGCAAAAGCCGGGCGGCTCGAAGCGGAAGCCTTGAACGGCACCGACCGGCTCGAAATCTTCGTCTTCGGCAAGCCCGAACTCAATCAGGCCGTGCTCGTCGCGCGGCTCGACAATCTCGGCAAGGGAGCCGCCGGCGCCGCGGTTCAGAACATCAAGCTGATGCTCGGCCTCGACTAG
- a CDS encoding COX15/CtaA family protein, whose amino-acid sequence MTTAQLSVKREAAATLGRNSGNRAVSLWLWFVALLVFAMVVVGGATRLTESGLSITEWQPLLGAFPPLTEADWMTAFEKYKLIPQYTALNHGMSLEDFKFIYWWEWGHRLLGRLIGVVFALPLVFFWWTGRLDRGTGMKFLGILALGALQGAIGWYMVKSGLSDRIEVSQYRLALHLTTAFMILGLLVWLALDEWPAEPYVTGEIATPLIKRMASIIVAAVLVQVVLGAFVAGLRAGLIYNTWPTMDGQWFPSDYWLNPAYLSFFEGHAAAQFNHRMVAYIVAALVLVQVWLTYRTPVDDRIRLSALWLGGAVVLQAVLGIATLLAHVPLHLGLLHQAGGAVVLALAVVHLYATRRAGIVPRDFSSRGRASA is encoded by the coding sequence ATGACGACTGCGCAACTTTCTGTAAAACGAGAAGCCGCTGCAACGCTCGGACGGAATTCCGGCAATCGCGCTGTGTCGCTTTGGCTGTGGTTCGTCGCTTTGCTCGTTTTCGCGATGGTCGTCGTCGGCGGCGCGACGCGGCTGACGGAGAGCGGATTATCGATCACGGAATGGCAGCCGCTTCTTGGCGCGTTCCCGCCGCTTACCGAAGCCGACTGGATGACGGCCTTCGAGAAATACAAGCTGATCCCTCAGTACACGGCCTTGAACCACGGGATGTCGCTCGAGGACTTCAAATTCATTTATTGGTGGGAGTGGGGTCACAGGCTTCTTGGCCGCCTCATCGGCGTCGTTTTCGCTTTGCCGCTCGTATTCTTCTGGTGGACCGGCCGGCTCGATCGCGGCACCGGAATGAAGTTCCTCGGTATCCTCGCGCTCGGCGCGCTTCAAGGCGCCATCGGCTGGTACATGGTGAAGTCGGGTCTGAGCGACCGCATCGAAGTCAGTCAGTATCGTCTCGCCTTGCATCTCACGACGGCCTTCATGATCCTGGGCCTGCTTGTCTGGCTGGCGCTCGATGAGTGGCCGGCAGAGCCGTATGTCACCGGTGAAATTGCAACGCCGCTCATAAAGCGGATGGCTTCGATCATCGTCGCCGCTGTTCTCGTGCAAGTGGTTCTCGGAGCGTTCGTCGCGGGCCTCAGAGCCGGGCTCATCTACAATACGTGGCCGACGATGGACGGTCAGTGGTTCCCGAGCGATTATTGGCTCAACCCCGCTTACCTGAGCTTTTTTGAAGGCCACGCCGCCGCGCAGTTCAACCACCGCATGGTGGCCTACATCGTCGCCGCGCTCGTGCTGGTGCAAGTCTGGCTGACCTACCGGACGCCGGTCGACGACCGCATTCGCCTCAGCGCGCTTTGGCTCGGCGGCGCGGTCGTCCTCCAGGCTGTGCTCGGCATCGCGACGCTTCTCGCACACGTGCCGCTTCATCTCGGCCTGTTGCATCAGGCTGGCGGAGCGGTCGTGCTCGCGCTAGCGGTCGTGCACCTTTATGCGACGCGGCGAGCGGGAATAGTGCCGCGCGATTTCTCTAGTCGAGGCCGAGCATCAGCTTGA
- a CDS encoding DUF2842 domain-containing protein, with the protein MTQRKRKLVGTVALLVLITAYAVLAVAVAVVLQVRNVSTTVELIYYVVAGLLWVLPAGWLIAWMQRPDA; encoded by the coding sequence ATGACGCAACGCAAAAGGAAACTCGTGGGTACGGTTGCGCTATTGGTGCTGATCACCGCCTATGCGGTCTTGGCAGTCGCAGTCGCGGTCGTCTTACAAGTCCGCAATGTCAGCACGACCGTGGAACTCATTTACTACGTCGTCGCCGGGCTTCTCTGGGTTCTACCCGCCGGTTGGCTCATCGCCTGGATGCAGCGCCCCGACGCGTGA
- a CDS encoding polysaccharide deacetylase family protein, with the protein MGRRTNEFLKATLAALHYSGAANLAARNIPKAGVILMLHHVTPEKPRGFEPNGILKVTPEFLDAVIDTVRGEGFEIIGLDDVKARLENGRSARKPFAVFTLDDGYKDNLDFAYPIFKRHDAPFTIYVPTAYADGEGDLWWLVLEEALRRLPNLKVDRDGGPQIYSAGTDAEKTAAFEDIYWWLRRMPEARARAITRKLASEAGFDPLALCRKLVMNWDEIRALARDPLVTIAAHTCNHFALAKLPLSEATREIAGSVARVSEELGQPCRHFSYPYGDEGSAGEREFEIARNLGIETAVTTRKGLVAKSNVSTMTALPRLSLNGDFQDQRSVKVLLSGLPFALRNGIKRALSPLRRGGPATSRVGALHPGDEPTGG; encoded by the coding sequence ATGGGGCGCAGAACGAACGAGTTTTTGAAAGCGACCCTTGCTGCACTCCACTATTCGGGGGCGGCCAATCTCGCAGCCCGTAATATTCCCAAAGCCGGCGTCATTCTGATGCTTCATCATGTGACGCCGGAGAAGCCGCGAGGCTTCGAGCCGAACGGCATCCTGAAAGTTACGCCGGAATTCCTTGATGCCGTGATCGACACCGTGCGCGGCGAGGGCTTCGAGATTATCGGGCTCGATGATGTCAAGGCGCGGCTCGAGAACGGTCGATCGGCTCGAAAGCCGTTTGCTGTTTTCACGCTTGACGACGGCTACAAGGATAATCTGGATTTCGCCTACCCCATCTTCAAGCGCCACGACGCCCCCTTCACGATCTATGTGCCCACGGCCTATGCGGATGGTGAGGGCGATCTCTGGTGGCTGGTGCTCGAGGAAGCGCTGAGGCGGCTTCCGAACCTGAAAGTCGATCGCGACGGCGGCCCACAGATTTACTCAGCTGGGACGGATGCTGAAAAGACGGCCGCGTTCGAAGACATCTACTGGTGGCTGCGCCGGATGCCGGAGGCGCGTGCGCGCGCCATTACCCGCAAACTCGCATCTGAAGCGGGCTTCGATCCGCTGGCACTCTGCCGAAAACTCGTCATGAACTGGGACGAGATCCGCGCGCTCGCACGCGATCCGCTGGTCACGATTGCCGCCCACACGTGCAACCACTTCGCGCTTGCCAAATTGCCATTGTCCGAGGCGACGCGTGAAATTGCCGGCAGCGTGGCGCGCGTAAGCGAAGAGCTCGGCCAACCTTGCCGGCACTTCAGTTATCCCTACGGCGACGAAGGAAGCGCGGGCGAGAGAGAATTCGAAATCGCCCGAAATCTTGGGATCGAAACCGCCGTCACGACACGCAAGGGCCTCGTCGCCAAATCCAATGTTTCGACGATGACGGCGCTGCCGCGTCTTTCCCTCAACGGGGATTTTCAGGATCAGCGATCGGTCAAGGTGTTGCTTTCCGGTCTGCCCTTCGCGCTCCGGAACGGCATTAAGCGCGCGCTGTCTCCACTGCGGCGCGGCGGCCCCGCAACGTCACGCGTCGGGGCGCTGCATCCAGGCGATGAGCCAACCGGCGGGTAG
- a CDS encoding exopolysaccharide transport family protein produces MSTVFDALKRKGRWLVPLSLALGGVTFVVLMMMAPRYQSEAELAIVAKGASSTFSDPRSAAQGPDLVTTRMDKEAINTHVRALQSSDLMLQIANDLKLGERREFNSALGPVDQLDAALRMIGIGGPRSGESERDRVMSAFRSRLEVYTAKESRFIGIRMTSIDAELASKIANAMAENYRASLAEQGVTEIDDLQTVLKGKIDKLAAELATAETEIDRYRGKIDGFRGGAQNTGLNEQQMSDLTAELSRAKAARGEAEARAASAREMMKAGTADALADVQKSPLIQNLVQQRVRIERQISELSATLLPAHPRMRQLNADLAGLKLQIDSEISKIVSSLEKEAKVAQGRESSIAQSLADIKNRVVTNAPEEAQLRQLEANAKAKRTELENLQAQLEANRKKLDTRAQPVEAQIISKAQAESVPIFPKKFQLSALVAFASLMFGTAWIVMGSLFHSVPPQGYRKRNASDRRRSEPPLLREEPLVIEMPETDPEPEPAIVAAPAHAAVAGTTSEPAAKEASCAAFNDGEMEELAGRLKARRSVGGGFRTLITGETDDIVPYAEATELVKALAKSGVQPILVDWSPSGEGFARDAGLDMKAGLNDLLTGRAGFEDIIQRLPGTTAHAVASGRAVSEDESEFDVDRLNLVLDALDEAYDHIVVVGRHDEARRLFEGIEGRFDAGITVASSLRKTADPEDRDGTFLGFEVAEIDVIRYERREAVAPALMQRLARVTQNQAVVARQA; encoded by the coding sequence ATGTCGACAGTCTTCGACGCCTTGAAGCGGAAAGGCCGATGGCTCGTGCCGTTGTCCCTCGCACTCGGCGGCGTCACGTTTGTCGTGCTGATGATGATGGCGCCGCGATATCAAAGCGAAGCTGAGCTTGCCATCGTCGCCAAAGGCGCATCGAGCACATTTTCCGATCCGCGCAGCGCGGCCCAAGGTCCCGATCTGGTCACGACGCGGATGGATAAGGAAGCCATCAACACCCACGTCCGCGCTTTGCAATCGTCCGATCTGATGCTGCAGATCGCCAACGATTTGAAACTCGGTGAGCGGCGCGAATTCAACAGCGCGCTGGGTCCCGTCGATCAGCTCGACGCCGCGCTCCGCATGATCGGCATTGGCGGTCCGCGCAGCGGCGAAAGCGAACGCGATCGCGTCATGTCGGCCTTCCGCAGCCGCCTCGAAGTCTACACAGCGAAAGAAAGCCGCTTCATCGGCATCCGCATGACGTCGATTGATGCGGAGCTCGCGTCGAAAATCGCCAACGCGATGGCCGAGAATTATCGCGCCTCCCTCGCCGAGCAGGGCGTGACCGAAATCGATGATCTTCAGACTGTCCTGAAAGGCAAGATCGATAAGCTCGCAGCCGAATTAGCGACGGCCGAGACTGAGATCGACCGCTATCGCGGCAAGATCGACGGCTTCCGCGGTGGCGCGCAGAACACCGGCCTTAACGAACAGCAGATGTCGGACCTCACTGCCGAACTGTCGCGCGCCAAGGCGGCGCGTGGTGAGGCAGAGGCCCGTGCCGCATCCGCACGCGAGATGATGAAGGCAGGCACGGCCGACGCCCTGGCCGATGTGCAGAAGTCGCCGTTGATCCAGAATCTCGTGCAGCAGCGCGTCCGCATCGAGCGCCAGATCTCTGAACTTTCTGCGACCTTGCTTCCAGCCCATCCGCGGATGCGCCAGCTCAATGCCGATCTCGCAGGGCTGAAGCTTCAGATCGATTCCGAAATTTCCAAGATCGTCTCGAGCCTGGAAAAGGAAGCGAAGGTCGCGCAGGGCCGCGAAAGCAGCATTGCGCAGAGCCTCGCAGATATCAAAAATCGCGTTGTGACGAATGCGCCGGAAGAGGCTCAGCTGCGGCAACTCGAGGCCAACGCAAAAGCCAAGAGAACCGAGCTCGAAAATCTCCAGGCCCAACTCGAGGCCAATCGCAAGAAACTCGATACGCGCGCTCAGCCGGTCGAAGCGCAGATAATTTCCAAGGCGCAGGCCGAGAGCGTCCCGATCTTCCCGAAAAAGTTCCAGCTTTCCGCATTGGTGGCGTTCGCGTCCCTGATGTTCGGAACTGCCTGGATCGTCATGGGATCGCTGTTCCATAGCGTGCCGCCGCAGGGATACCGGAAGCGTAACGCCTCGGATCGTCGCCGTTCCGAACCCCCGCTGCTGCGAGAAGAGCCGCTCGTCATTGAAATGCCGGAGACCGATCCGGAGCCTGAGCCCGCAATCGTGGCCGCGCCAGCTCATGCCGCAGTTGCCGGCACGACGTCTGAGCCCGCTGCAAAGGAAGCATCGTGCGCGGCTTTCAACGACGGCGAGATGGAAGAATTGGCCGGGCGTCTCAAAGCGCGACGGAGCGTCGGAGGCGGCTTCCGCACGCTGATCACTGGCGAGACAGACGACATCGTTCCCTATGCCGAAGCGACCGAGCTAGTGAAGGCGCTGGCGAAAAGCGGCGTTCAGCCGATCCTCGTCGACTGGAGCCCGAGCGGCGAAGGCTTTGCTCGTGACGCAGGCCTCGACATGAAAGCCGGCCTCAATGATTTGCTGACCGGTCGCGCTGGGTTTGAGGACATCATCCAACGTCTTCCGGGTACGACCGCGCACGCCGTCGCGAGCGGTCGAGCCGTGAGCGAAGACGAAAGCGAATTCGACGTCGATCGCTTGAATCTCGTGCTCGACGCGTTAGACGAGGCTTACGATCACATCGTCGTAGTCGGACGTCACGATGAGGCGCGCAGACTTTTTGAAGGCATAGAAGGCCGCTTCGATGCGGGAATTACCGTCGCGTCCTCCTTGCGGAAAACGGCCGACCCCGAAGATCGTGACGGCACGTTCCTCGGCTTCGAAGTCGCCGAAATCGACGTCATTCGTTACGAGCGGCGCGAGGCCGTTGCGCCGGCGCTCATGCAACGCTTGGCGCGTGTCACGCAGAACCAAGCAGTAGTCGCGCGTCAGGCGTAG